In Nitrospirota bacterium, a single genomic region encodes these proteins:
- a CDS encoding efflux RND transporter periplasmic adaptor subunit, with protein MKRIGFITILLLVSVMVFSGCRGKDAHETKEIRRQQVEGVTIETMQLSQADEYIETSATVKAKTTSVVASRMMGTIIAVNVKEGDRVRAGQVLATIDDRDIVQRVKAAEKGVEVAKQQGMLADVTYQRYKKLHDDRALTGQELDQVETQKKVADMEYDRAQAMHQEARIYHGFTRLTAPVAGVVTARTTDPGSMAVPGVPLFTIEDTSGYRLEANLDEKHAGKVRQGVEARISIDALGRDIKGVITETVPSVDPLTRTFPVKISVSGEGLRNGSYGKVSIPTGKKEALLVSKKAIVEKGQLTGVYVVDATSVVTYRLVRTGRIYGDRVEVLSGLNPNERIIVDHVEKAVDGGIVKQ; from the coding sequence ATGAAGCGTATCGGATTTATCACAATATTACTGCTGGTTTCGGTTATGGTTTTTTCTGGCTGCAGAGGCAAGGACGCTCACGAGACAAAGGAGATCAGGCGACAGCAGGTTGAGGGTGTAACCATTGAGACAATGCAGCTGTCGCAGGCTGATGAATATATCGAGACGTCGGCAACGGTGAAGGCAAAGACCACGAGTGTTGTGGCCAGCCGCATGATGGGCACTATTATCGCTGTTAACGTGAAAGAGGGCGACAGGGTGCGGGCGGGACAGGTGCTGGCGACTATTGATGACAGAGATATTGTGCAGAGGGTCAAGGCTGCAGAGAAGGGTGTCGAGGTGGCAAAACAGCAGGGAATGCTGGCAGACGTGACGTACCAGCGGTACAAAAAGCTCCACGATGACAGGGCGCTGACCGGCCAGGAGCTTGACCAGGTCGAGACGCAGAAGAAGGTCGCTGATATGGAATATGACAGGGCGCAGGCAATGCATCAGGAGGCCAGAATATATCATGGCTTTACACGCCTTACCGCTCCGGTGGCCGGTGTTGTTACTGCCAGGACTACAGACCCCGGAAGCATGGCAGTGCCGGGAGTACCGCTTTTTACCATAGAGGACACCTCAGGGTACAGGCTCGAGGCGAACCTTGACGAAAAGCATGCGGGAAAGGTCAGGCAGGGCGTTGAGGCAAGGATATCGATCGACGCCCTGGGTAGAGATATAAAGGGAGTTATAACAGAGACAGTTCCCTCTGTTGACCCGCTCACAAGGACATTTCCTGTGAAGATCTCTGTCAGCGGAGAAGGCCTGAGGAACGGCTCGTACGGAAAGGTTTCTATTCCGACAGGCAAGAAAGAGGCTTTGCTGGTGAGCAAAAAGGCGATTGTCGAAAAGGGACAGCTTACCGGTGTCTATGTTGTGGATGCCACTTCAGTCGTGACCTACCGGCTGGTCCGGACTGGCAGGATATATGGTGATAGGGTCGAGGTCCTCTCCGGCCTGAACCCCAATGAAAGAATAATCGTCGACCATGTCGAAAAGGCTGTCGATGGCGGCATTGTTAAACAATAA